The Geothrix oryzae DNA window TCGATCCCGAGGTCTTCCAGAAGCAGGACATCCACATCCACTTCCCGGAGGGCGCCATCCCCAAGGATGGCCCCAGCGCCGGCCTCGCCATCGCCACCGTGCTGCTCTCCGTGCTCAAGGATGTGCCCGTGCGGAACACCCTGGCCATGACGGGCGAGATCGACCTGCGCGGCGAGGCCCTGGCCATCGGCGGCCTTAAGGAGAAGTCCCTGGCGGCCCTGCGGCTCGGCATCAAGGACATCCTCATCCCCCACGCCAACCAGAAGGACCTCGAGGAGATCGACCCCGAGCTGCGCAAGCAGCTGCGCTTCCACCCCGTGAAGCATGTGGAGGAGGTCTTTGAGCACGCCCTGGTGGGCTGGAAACGCCCCGAGGCCCTCAAGCCGATCCGAAAAAAGCGTTAGATTCCAGGTTGGATTCCTGGCCCCGGGGGGCGATGGGCCGTACCCTTTCCCCGGGGGTGCGTCCATGCTGACCGAGGCCTTCTCCCTGATGCTGCAGCTGCCGCCCCTGGCCTTCAGTCCCGCGGCCCCCTCGCCCTGGAACCCGCCCTACGAGCTGGTCTGCGAGGTGCGTGAACTGGGCCGGCCGCCGACCCTGCGCCCCGTCCGCGTCCCGAACCTGCCCCGCTTCTCCACCCCCAGGGCCGAGCGGCGGTACCTCGTGGGCCCCCGGATCGATACGGCCATCTGGGTGGCGGGCCTGCTCCTGAGCGGGGCGACCGGAGGCAGCGTCGACACGCGGCCCCCGGAGGTGAAGCGCCTGGACCCGCGCTGACCCCCGAAGTGGCCCTCCGCCCGGGGCGCCGGGTATGTTCCATGTGGAACACCACTTGCGGAGGCAGGAAGGACCGGCGATTCGGTAGACTGGAGCCGCGAGGTGGGCGTGGGTCTTCTGGGTGGCCTGTTCGACAAATTCAAGCAGGGCCTGAAGCGCACCCAGGAGCTGGTGCTGGCGCCCATGGGCCGGTTGCTGGGCCTGCGGCGCCTGGACGAGGCCCAGCTCCAGGAGCTGGAGGACCTGCTGCTCCAGGCGGACCTGGGCGTGGGGGCCGTGGATAGGCTCATGGCCCGGCTCCGCACGGAGCTGAAGGGCGGCACCGAGATCGACCCCAAGGCCGTGCTCAAGGACGAGCTGCTCAAGCTCCTGCGGCAGCACCCCGCGCGGCCCTTCGTCGCCGCCGCTCCCCAGGTGGTGCTGCTCGTGGGCGTCAACGGCGTGGGCAAGACCACCACCCTGGGCAAGCTGGCGGCCCACCTGAAGGCCCGGGGCGAGGGGGTGCTGGTGGTGGCCGGGGACACCTTCCGGGCCGCCGCCATCGACCAGCTGGAGCGCTGGGGCGAGCGGGCCGGGGTGCCCGTGATCCGCAACCAGATGGGCGGCGACCCGGCGGCCATCGCCTTCGACGGGGCCACCAGCGCCAAGGCCAAGGGCACGCCCTGGGTGCTCATCGACACCGCGGGGCGGCTCCACACCAAGGACCACCTCATGAAGGAGCTGGACAAGATCCGGCGCAGCCTCCAGAAGGTCATCCCCGAAGCGCCCCACCGGGTGCTGCTGGTGCTGGACGCCACCACGGGCCAGAACGGGCTGCAGCAGGCCGAGGTCTTCGCCCGCACCGCCGGCGTCACCGACCTGGTGCTCACCAAGCTGGACGGCAGCGCCAAGGGGGGGGTGGTGGTGCCCATCCTGGACCGCCTGAAGCTGCCCATCGCCTTCGTGGGCGTGGGCGAGGGCGTGGACGACCTCATCCCCTTCGACGCCGAGGCCTTCGTGGACGGTCTGCTCGATGCCTGACGACCCGGTCCTCACCCCCGAGGCGGCCTGGGCCCTGGCCACGGGCGGCCCCTGGCCCGATCCCGAGGCCCTGGCGGGCGATGCCCGCTTCATGGCCCTGGCCCTGCGTGAGGGCCTGAAGGGCGTGGGCCTCGCCAGCCCCAACCCCCCCGTGGGCTGCGTGCTCGTGAAGGGGGACCGGGTGATCGGCGCCGGGGTCCACACCCGGGCCGGCGATCCCCACGGCGAGATCATGGCCCTGCGCGACGCTGAGGCCCGCGACGAGGATGTGGGCGGCGCCACGGCCTATGTCACCCTCGAGCCCTGCTGCCACCAGGGGCGCACGCCGCCCTGCACCCTGGCCCTCATCCAGGCGGGCGTGGTGCGCGTGGTGGTGGGGGTGCGCGATCCCAACCCGCGGGTGGACGGGGGCGGCCTGGCCATCCTCCGGGCCCAGGGGCTCGCGGTCGAGGAGGGCGTCCTCGGGGAGGCCTGCGCCCGCTTCCACGCCCCCTTCTTCAAGCTCATCCGCACGGGCCTGCCCTGGGTGAGCCTCAAGCTGGCCCTGGGTTCCGACGGGGCCCTGGGGCCCGCGGGCCGGACCACCCCCATCACGCCGCCGGACATCCAGCGCCTGGGCCATGCCCTGCGGCGGGCCGCCGAGGCCATCGTCGTGGGCCGCCACACGGCCGAGGTGGACGATCCCCAGCTCACGGACCGCTGGCCAGCACCCACGGCGCCCCACCGGATCTTCCACCGGGTGGTCCTGGACAACGCGGGCCAGGTGCCCGCCGGGGCCCGCGTCTGGCAGCCCGTGGCCGGCCAGCCCGCCCTCCGGGCCGTCACCGGCGATCCCGAACCCCTGCGGGGCGTGGAGGACCTGCGTCTGCCGCCGGGCTCACGGGGATGCAGTTTGCGTCACCTGTTGCACGAACTCGCCGCCCGGGGCGTGGGGCGGGTGCTCGTGGAGGGCGGGGGCACCCTGGTCCGCGGCTTCCTGGAGCAGGGCCTCGCCGACGAATTCCACCGCTTCCAGAGCGATGCGCCCGCGGGCGGAACCCCGTTGGAGCTTAGGCTTCCGGCCTCCTGGGCGCCCCGCGGCCGGGCCCGGTGGCCCGGGGGGCACTGGGAGGTCTGGCGCTAGTCTGAAGGCCAACCTGAACGCCTGGCTGGCCCCCGCAAGGTCCTGGCACGACCCTTGAACCTGGAAGCCATCCCACCCCGGAGCCCCCATGCGCCTTCCAACCTGGCGATTCCTCACCGGCCTCACCGCCCTGGTGCTTCTGGCCGCCTGCGGTGGCGGGGGCGGGAGTGATGTCCCCGCCTACTCCGATGCCAAGATCACCCTCCAGGCCCAGTTCGAGAAACGGCCCCTCACGCCCGGGGGCTTCGGGGCCACCATCCTGCGCCCGGCCCGCTACTGCTGGGCCGAGGTGCGGGACGCCGGGTCCAGCGCCCTGCTGGCCTCGGGCTACCTCGGCAGCGATGGCACCGGCACGGCCTTCGTGCCCCGGGGCGCCCAGGTCTTCGTGCGGGTCTACGCCCAGTACCAGGTGCCCAGTGCCGACCCCAACAGCTTCTTCCTGCGGGGCAGCGTGAAGAACGCCCCGCTGCCCGGCACCACGGATCTGGCCACCTTCAGCGCCATTCCCGTGTGGAGCGTCACCAGCAGCGCCTTCCTCGCCAACCAGGACGGCACCCTGGCCGTCACCGCCCTGGCCGGGAACCGCATCGCCGGGGCCTTCAACATCGCGGACCAGGCCGTGGCCTTCGGGGCCGCCGTGCGCGACATGGACGGCTCGGCCTCGCTGCGCCTGCCCAACCTGCACACCTTCTGGACCACCAGCACCAACCCGGCCGACCAGGCCCGCACCTATCCCGCCCTGGCCCCGGCTCCCGGGAACACCTACCTGGTGACCGACAGCAACCGAGCCGTCTTCAGCCACGGCGTCTACGGCCTGGGCAGCGGCGCCGCCAACACGGAGACCGACGAGTGGGATGACGGCGTGCTCCAGGAGAGCTTCGCCCGCCTGCTCTTCGCGGACCACAGCTACAAGGCTGACGGCAGCAGCAGCCTCTCCCTCCTGCGCCGCGACAACGACAATGTGTGGGTGGACCGCACGGAGCAGAGCGAATCCACCGCCGCCTTCGTGGCCGGCTTCTCCGATTTCCTGGCCGGGGCCGTGCGGAACGACGGCCGCCTCCTGGACAGCTATGTGGACGCGGGCGGCGTGGCCCAGGTCTACACCTTCGACCTCGGCAGCCACGCCGCCGTGCCCCTCGCGACCAAGGGCGAGTTCACCCGCGGCTCCATCGCCGTGAGCCTCTGGGGCCTGTGGAAGAACGCCCTGGGCGGCACCCAGCCCGGCCTCCAGACCCTCTGGGCCGCGGTGCGGTCCGCCACGCCCTACGCCGATGGCACGGGCGAGTACGAGCAGGCCACCCTGGGCTGCTACCCCACCTACCTGCAGGGCGTGGCCAGCCGCGTCAGCACCACCACCTGGAACGCGATCCTGACCGAGCTGGCCCTCGAGGCCGTGCCCAACCCCAACGCGACCTACTTCGCCGGCACGGCCCTCTGGCAGACCAGCGCCCTGCCGCTCAGCGCCGCAGGCACGCTCCAGACCTACGCCCCCAGCGCCGACCTCTACTACGACCGGAACCAGAGCCAGGCCTGGCGCTTCACCCACGGGGGCGGCGCGCGCACCATCACCATGACGCCCACCGGCGGCCAGGACTTCTACCTGGAGCTCATCGGCCCCGGCGGCTGGGTCATGGGCAGCTTCAGCAACCCCGGCAGCACCCGCACCCTGAGCCCCTCCAACCTGCCCGCCGGCGTCTATGTGGCCCGGGTGCGTGCCGGGGCCACCACGGCCACGGGAACCTACGGCTACACGATCAGCGTGAATTGACCGGCGCCTGAACCTGCCCTCAGCCGCCGCCCACCAGCCGCACGACCTCCAGGCGATCCCCCTCCTTCAGGGGGGTGGCCGGGTGGTCGGCGCGGCGGATGACCTCGCCGTTGAGTTCGATGGCGCTCCCGAAGGCGGGCAGGGCCAGCCAGGCGGCCAGGTCGGCCACCGTGCCCAGGGACGGGGTTTCCCGGGCCTCCCCGTTGATCTGCAGCCTCACCGGGCCTCCGCGGCGGCCTGGAAGCCCTTCTCCAGGTCGGCGATGAGGTCGGGCTGATCCTCGATGCCCACGGAGAAGCGCAGCAGGCCGTCCGAGATGCCCAGGCGGGCCTTCACCTCGGGCGCGGTCTTCAGGTGGCTCATGCTCGCCGGGTGCTGGATGAGGCTTTCCACGCCGCCCAGGCTCACGCCGCGGGTGATCACCTCCAGGGCCTCGCAGAAGCACTGGCCCGCGCGCAGCCCAGCCCGCAGCTCGAAGCCGATCATGGCGCCGAAGCCCGTCTCCATCTGGCGGGCGGCGATCTCGTGGCCGGGATGGGTGGGCAGGCCCGGGTAGTCCACCCGCGCCACATGGGGCTGCCAGAGCAGCCACTGGGCCAGGGCCTGGGCGTTGTCCGAGGCCCGACGGACCCGCAGGGCCAGCGTCTTGAGGCCCCGGTGCAGCAGCCAGGCGGCCATGGGATCCAGGGTGGGCCCCATGACCTTGGTGAGGTGCCAGCAGGTCACCACATCCGCGTCGGAACCCGCGATCACGCCCGCCACCACATCCGAGTGGCCCGCCAGGTACTTGGTGGCCGAGGCCACACTGAGATCGAAGCCGAAACGCAGGGGCTTCGTGTGGATGGGACTGGGGAAGGTGTTGTCGGCCACGGTGCGGATGCCGTGCTTCTTCCCGAGGGCCGCCACGGCCGCCAGGTCCGTGAGGGCCAGGGTGGGATTCGAGGGCGTCTCCACCCAGATCATGCGGGTCTCGGGGCGGAGGGCCGCCGCCCACTCGTCCAGATCCAGCGTGTTCTGGATCCAGGTGACCGTCAGGCCCCGCTGGGCCTCCCAGCGGCGGATCAGCTGCTCGGTGCCCAGGTAGATGGCGGCGGGGGCCACCAGGTGATCGCCCGCCTTGAGGAAGGCCTCGAAGACCAGCGCGAAGGCCGCCATGCCGGAGGCCGTCACCAGGGCCCGTTCGGCGCCCTCCAGCTCCGCCAGCACGGCCTCGACCTCGCTGCTGTTGGGGTTGCCCCAGCGGGTGTAGAAGGCGGGCGGCTCGATGGCGGCCGCAAACTCCGCGCCCTCGCGATTCTCCAGCAGCTCGAAGACCGAGGTCTGGAAGATGGGCGTGGTCACGGCCCGGGTGGGGTTGAAGTGCTTCCCGGCGTGGATGGCGGTGGTGGTGGGTCCCCAGGGCTTGGGCATCGGCGTGGCTCCAAGTCCCAGGATAGGCCCGTCAGCCCTACCGCTTCCAGAACACGATGGCCAGGGCCACCACGGCGAAGGCGATCACGACCACGAGCCGCCACACCGTGGGCCGGTCGTCGGCGGCCTCCACGATCCCCCGGTCCTCCATGGCCGCGCGGGTCAGCTCGTCTTCCGGCGTGGGGATCAGGCTCCCGCAGTCCAGGCAGCGGAAGGGCTCGCCGGGCGTCTCGATGGCGTCCACGACCACGCGGCCGCACCCGTGGCAGACATGGCCCACGCCGGGATGGTAGGCGGCGAGGGCGGACGGGATCTCGTTCGTCATGCGGCACCTCCTGTGCCGCACCCTTCGGGCTTCGGCAGGGCCAAAAGTGGCCCTCCGCTCCTGCTTCGGGCTCATAAGGCCAGCATGGGGCGTGGATCAGGCCTTGGCCAGGGCCTCCGCCAGGATCTCGTTCACCAGCTTCGGATCCACCTTGCCGCCGCCGGCCTTGAGCACCTGCCCCACGAGGAAGCCCCGGAGGCCCTCCTTCCCGGCCCGGAGCTGGGCCACGGGACCGGGATGGGCCGCCAGCACCCCGGCCACCAGGGCTTCGACGCCCCCGCGATCGGTCGTCTGGGCCAGCCCCTTGGCGGCCACGATGGCCTCCGCCGGGCCCTCGCCCGCCAGCAGCGCCGGGAAGACCTGATCCCGCGCGGCGCCGTGGGCGATCTGGCGCGATTCCACCAGCCGGATCAGGCCCGCCAGGCCCTCGGGGGGCACAGGGAAGGCCTCGATGTCCAGGTGCCGCTCGTTCAGCGTGCGGCTCACCTCGCCCAGCATCCAGTTGGCGGCGGCCTTGCCGCTCCCGCAGGCGGCGGTGAGGGCCTCGAAGTAGGCCGTGAAGGCCGGGCTCTGCAGCAGGGCATGAGCCTCGTCCAGGCCCAGGCCGAAGGCGGCCTGCCAGCGACCGGCCTTGGCCTCCGGCAGCTCGGGCAGGGCCGCCCGCGCGGCCTCCACCTCTTCAGGCCGGATCCCCAGAATCGGCAGGTCCGGCTCCGGGAAGTAGCGGTAGTCCATGGCGGCTTCCTTGCTGCGCTGGGCCCGGGTCTCCCCGACCTGGGCGTCCCAGCCGCGGGTCTCCTGGCGCACGGGCAGGCCCCGCTCCAGCAGCCCGGCCTGCCGCCCGATCTCGAAGGCCAGGGCCTGCTTCACGAAGCGGAACGAATTGAGGTTCTTCACCTCCACCCGGGTGCCAAAGGCCTCGCCCGCCCGCCGCAGGCTCACATTGGCGTCGCAGCGGAAGCTGCCCTCCTCCAGGCTGCCGTCGCAGATGCCCAGGAAGACCACCCGCCGGTGCAGGGCCTTCATGAATTCCGAGGCCTCCTGGGGGCTCCTCAGGTCCGGCGCGCCCACCACCTCCAGCAGGGGCACCCCGGCCCGGTTGAGGTCCACCAGGCTGACGCCGGGACGCTGGTCGTGGCTGCTCTTGCCCGCATCCTCCTCGAGGTGGGCCCGCTCCAGGCGGATGCGCACCGGGCCGGCCACGCCCCGCACGGCGGGATCGCCCGGGATCTCCAGCTCGCCGCCTTCCACCAGGGCCACGGGCCCCTGGGTGATCTGGTAGCCCTTGGGCAGGTCCGGGTAGAAGTACTGCTTGCGGTAGAAGGAGCTGTCCGACCGGATGCGGGCGCCCACGGAGAGGCCCAGGGCAAGGGCCATGCGGACGGCCTCCCCGTTCAGGGCGGGCAGGGCCCCGGGCAGGCCCAGACACACGGGACAGGTCTGGGTGTTCGGCGCCGCGCCATAGCTGTTCCGACAGGCGCAGAACATCTTGGATCGGGTCCGCAGCTGGACATGGACCTCCAGACCGATGATGGCTTCAAACCCCGGATTCATGGGCGCTCCCGCCCCAGTGTAGGCGGGCTGCGGCCCGACCGGACCCCCGGGCAAACCCAGCGATTCCAGAAGGTGTTTCATAGATCGAAAAAACACCAACAAAAAGTCCTTGTTTTTCAAGCCATCTTTCCTGTTTTTGGCTTGTTAAAGGCGACCGTGTCTCTATGTTTGCCGTTACACACGAGCCTGATGGTGTGGCTGCTGGACCGGACCCTTCCGGCCTGGGAGTTCCGTCTATCGACTCCGGGGTTTCCCGCCCCGGAGGGCAAGGTATGGTCACCGGAGCCAGGCATGACCCTGTTCCAATCCGCGCAACAGCTGGCAATCGCTCAAAACCTCCAGGCCTTCTTCCAACCGATCCTCGAGCTCCGGGGCGATGTGCTGCGCCTGACGGCTTTCGAGGGCTTCGCCCACGGGGCGGATGACTCCTTCCTCGGCACCCCCGACCTGATGGGCGCGCCCGGCGACGGGGCCATGGACCGCACCCTCCTGGATGTGGCCTGCCTCACCCGGGTGCTGAGGGCCGGCGGGGAGCTACCGGACAGCACCCTCCTGTCCCTCAATGTCCACACCTCCACCCTGGCCCTGCTTCCCGAGTTTCCGGTCTTCCTTTCCGAATGCGCCGCCGAGGCCGGCATCCCCCTCACCCGGCTCATCCTGGAGCTGAATGTCCAGAGCGGATCGGGGCAGGGCACCGAGCATCTCGATGTGCTGGAGGACCTCCGGGCCCATGGGGTGGGCGTGGCGCTGGATGATGTGGGGGTGCGCGAGACCAACCTGGATCAGATCCTGGAAATCCGGCCCGACATCCTGAAGCTGAGCCCCCTCCTGACCCGGGGGCTGCTCCGCGACCCCCGGCGGCAGGCCATCCTGGAGGCCCTCGTGGACATGACCCGCAAGATGGGCGGACGGGTCCTGGCGAAGAACCTGGAGAGCGTGGAGGACTTCCGCATCGCCCGCTGGATGGGGGTCACCCTGCTCCAGGGCTACCTGTTCGGCGTCCCGGGACCCATCGCCCTCTGGAAGGAGCATCCCTTCCCCCAGGAGTGGCACCTCCGCAGCTTCATGCGGCGTCCCGCCCGCCTCGTCCAGCCTCCGGAGCCTATTTCCCGAGACAGAATCCACTGAAGAGCTGGTCCAGGGCGCTCTCGGCGCGATCCTCCCCCGTGAGCCGGGCCAGCAGGCCCCAGGCCCCCTGGAGCAGGGAGGCCGGCAGCTCCGGCGGGCAGGCCGGCGGCAGGGCCAGCAGGAGGTCCAGCTGCCGGGCCAGGTCCTCCAGCAGCTCCACCTGGCGGTCCGTGGCCAGGGCCCCCAGGCAGGCGTCCGGTGCCAGGCCGCCCAGCACCCGATCCTTCAGGGCCGTCTCCAGGGCATCCAGATCCCCCTGGTGCGCGGCGATGGCCACACCGGGGGTCGTCCCGGCGGCCTGGGCCTGATCGGCGAAGGTCCGGACCTCCAGGACCTTGCCCGCAAAGGGGGCCAGGGCCTCCTGGAGCACGGGATCGGGCTCGGGATCCTGGGTCGGCCAGAGGTGGAGCACCAGGTCGGCCCCCTCCAGCACCGGCCGGACCCGGGCCACGCCCAGGCGCTCGACCGGATCCGCCGTCTCGCGCAGACCCGCGGTGTCGAACAGGCGGAGGGGCAGACCCCGCCACTCGCAGCGGACCTCCAGCACATCCCGGGTGGTGCCCGGAATGTCCGTGACGATGGCCCGGTCCTCACCCGCCAGGGCATTGAACAGGGTGCTCTTCCCGGCATTGGGCCGGCCCACCAGGGCCAGCCGGAGGCCGTGCTGCAGGTGTCGGGCGGCCCGGGCACGGGCCTGTTCCACGTGGAACCGGGCACGGATCGGGGCCAGCGTTTCAAACAAGTGCCCCATATTCATGGAGATTCCTTCGTCCTCCCCGTAGTCCACCGCCGCCTCGGCCCGGGCCATCCAGGGGGTCAGGGCCTGGCGGGCGGCCGTCACCCAGTCCGGGAGGGCGCCAGCCCGGGCCTGGGCCAGGCGGATCTGGGTGTCGGTCTCCGCCGCCACCAGGTCCCGCAGCGCCTCGGCCTCCAGGAGCCCCTGCTTGCCGTTCAGGAGGGCCCGGCGGGTGAACTCCCCGGGCTCCGCCAGCCGGACGCCCAGGGTGCCCAGGTGGGTCACCAGGCTCCGGACCAGCCGGGGGTTCCCGTGAACCTGGAGCTCCACCAGATCCTCGCCCGTGTAGCTGGCAGGGCCGGGGAAGAAGAGGACCAGGGCCTTTTCCTGGAAACCATCCCAGCGGAGGGTGCGGAGCGAGGCGCGCCGGGGCTCGGGCAGGGCCAGAAGGGGGGCCAGGAGGGCCCGCAGGCCCGCCCCCGACACCCGCACCAGGGCCACCGCCGAGGGCAGCAGGGCCGTGGCGGGGGCGCAGATGGGATCGGGGGCCGGATGCACCGGGCCAGTCTACTTCCGGAAGACCTTCACGGGCTTGAAGGTTCCGGTGCCCTCGCTTTCCGTGCCCAGACCCTCCTCGCGGCTCACCACCAGGTGCACCCAGCGGCGCTCGCGGGGGCTGAGGGCGCCCAGGGTGTGACTGCCCAGCTCCCGGGCCCGGTCGGCGGCGAAGCGGCCCATGGCCATGACTTCCTGCATGCGGAACAACCGCACGCCCTTCACATCGAGGTAGGCCAGCTTCTGGTCCTCGCGCTCCCCCTGGGCCTCATGGACCAGGAACTGCAGGGCATCCAGCGCCACGCCGCGGTCGGCGGCGAACCGGCCGGCGTCCGGGCCCGAGATGGCCAGGCGGTTGGGAAAGGCCTCCTCATCACCCGAGGGCGCGGCCTTGACCTCCACCACCAGGCCCAGGTGGGCCGACCACCGGGCGATGAGTTCGGGCACGGACTCCAGACTGGCGCCGCTCTTCCGCATGGCTGACCTCCTAGACCGTGATCGCCTGGGGCTTGTAGGACCGCATGATCCACCAGGTCTGGGCGAGGCCGATCATGTTGAACACGAAGTAGTAGATCGTAAGCCCGGCGGGGCTCTGCGCGAAGAAGAAGGTCATCATCGCGGGCATGAGCACCAGCATCATCTTGCGCTGGGCGGGGTCGCCCACCGCGGGCGTCACGGCCTGCTGCGCGAACATGGACGCGCCCATGAGCACCGGGAAGATGTAGTAGGGATCCTTGGCGGACAGGTCGGTGATCCAGCCGAAGAAGGGCGCGTGGCGCAGCTCGAAGACGGCGTTCAGCATGGACCAGAGGGCCAGGAAGATGGGCATCTGCAGCAGCATGGGCAGGCAGCCGCCCATGGGGTTGTGGCCGTTCTTCTTGTAGAGCTCCATGAGCTCCTTCTGCATCTCCGCCTTCTTGGTCATGTCGCTGCCGAACTTCTCGTACTTGGCCTGGATGGCCTTCTGGTGCGGCTCGAAGTCCTTCATGCGCAGCATGGAGATGGTCTGCTTGGTGTTCAGCGTCCAGGTGGCGAGGCGGATGATCACCGTGAAGATCACGATGGCCCAGCCCCAGTTGCCCACGAGGGCGTGGACCTTCTTCAGGATCCAGAAGAGCA harbors:
- the ftsY gene encoding signal recognition particle-docking protein FtsY, with the protein product MGVGLLGGLFDKFKQGLKRTQELVLAPMGRLLGLRRLDEAQLQELEDLLLQADLGVGAVDRLMARLRTELKGGTEIDPKAVLKDELLKLLRQHPARPFVAAAPQVVLLVGVNGVGKTTTLGKLAAHLKARGEGVLVVAGDTFRAAAIDQLERWGERAGVPVIRNQMGGDPAAIAFDGATSAKAKGTPWVLIDTAGRLHTKDHLMKELDKIRRSLQKVIPEAPHRVLLVLDATTGQNGLQQAEVFARTAGVTDLVLTKLDGSAKGGVVVPILDRLKLPIAFVGVGEGVDDLIPFDAEAFVDGLLDA
- the ribD gene encoding bifunctional diaminohydroxyphosphoribosylaminopyrimidine deaminase/5-amino-6-(5-phosphoribosylamino)uracil reductase RibD, which produces MPDDPVLTPEAAWALATGGPWPDPEALAGDARFMALALREGLKGVGLASPNPPVGCVLVKGDRVIGAGVHTRAGDPHGEIMALRDAEARDEDVGGATAYVTLEPCCHQGRTPPCTLALIQAGVVRVVVGVRDPNPRVDGGGLAILRAQGLAVEEGVLGEACARFHAPFFKLIRTGLPWVSLKLALGSDGALGPAGRTTPITPPDIQRLGHALRRAAEAIVVGRHTAEVDDPQLTDRWPAPTAPHRIFHRVVLDNAGQVPAGARVWQPVAGQPALRAVTGDPEPLRGVEDLRLPPGSRGCSLRHLLHELAARGVGRVLVEGGGTLVRGFLEQGLADEFHRFQSDAPAGGTPLELRLPASWAPRGRARWPGGHWEVWR
- the thiS gene encoding sulfur carrier protein ThiS, with the protein product MRLQINGEARETPSLGTVADLAAWLALPAFGSAIELNGEVIRRADHPATPLKEGDRLEVVRLVGGG
- a CDS encoding trans-sulfuration enzyme family protein, with the translated sequence MPKPWGPTTTAIHAGKHFNPTRAVTTPIFQTSVFELLENREGAEFAAAIEPPAFYTRWGNPNSSEVEAVLAELEGAERALVTASGMAAFALVFEAFLKAGDHLVAPAAIYLGTEQLIRRWEAQRGLTVTWIQNTLDLDEWAAALRPETRMIWVETPSNPTLALTDLAAVAALGKKHGIRTVADNTFPSPIHTKPLRFGFDLSVASATKYLAGHSDVVAGVIAGSDADVVTCWHLTKVMGPTLDPMAAWLLHRGLKTLALRVRRASDNAQALAQWLLWQPHVARVDYPGLPTHPGHEIAARQMETGFGAMIGFELRAGLRAGQCFCEALEVITRGVSLGGVESLIQHPASMSHLKTAPEVKARLGISDGLLRFSVGIEDQPDLIADLEKGFQAAAEAR
- the gatB gene encoding Asp-tRNA(Asn)/Glu-tRNA(Gln) amidotransferase subunit GatB, translating into MNPGFEAIIGLEVHVQLRTRSKMFCACRNSYGAAPNTQTCPVCLGLPGALPALNGEAVRMALALGLSVGARIRSDSSFYRKQYFYPDLPKGYQITQGPVALVEGGELEIPGDPAVRGVAGPVRIRLERAHLEEDAGKSSHDQRPGVSLVDLNRAGVPLLEVVGAPDLRSPQEASEFMKALHRRVVFLGICDGSLEEGSFRCDANVSLRRAGEAFGTRVEVKNLNSFRFVKQALAFEIGRQAGLLERGLPVRQETRGWDAQVGETRAQRSKEAAMDYRYFPEPDLPILGIRPEEVEAARAALPELPEAKAGRWQAAFGLGLDEAHALLQSPAFTAYFEALTAACGSGKAAANWMLGEVSRTLNERHLDIEAFPVPPEGLAGLIRLVESRQIAHGAARDQVFPALLAGEGPAEAIVAAKGLAQTTDRGGVEALVAGVLAAHPGPVAQLRAGKEGLRGFLVGQVLKAGGGKVDPKLVNEILAEALAKA
- a CDS encoding EAL domain-containing protein codes for the protein MTLFQSAQQLAIAQNLQAFFQPILELRGDVLRLTAFEGFAHGADDSFLGTPDLMGAPGDGAMDRTLLDVACLTRVLRAGGELPDSTLLSLNVHTSTLALLPEFPVFLSECAAEAGIPLTRLILELNVQSGSGQGTEHLDVLEDLRAHGVGVALDDVGVRETNLDQILEIRPDILKLSPLLTRGLLRDPRRQAILEALVDMTRKMGGRVLAKNLESVEDFRIARWMGVTLLQGYLFGVPGPIALWKEHPFPQEWHLRSFMRRPARLVQPPEPISRDRIH
- a CDS encoding tRNA modification GTPase, which gives rise to MHPAPDPICAPATALLPSAVALVRVSGAGLRALLAPLLALPEPRRASLRTLRWDGFQEKALVLFFPGPASYTGEDLVELQVHGNPRLVRSLVTHLGTLGVRLAEPGEFTRRALLNGKQGLLEAEALRDLVAAETDTQIRLAQARAGALPDWVTAARQALTPWMARAEAAVDYGEDEGISMNMGHLFETLAPIRARFHVEQARARAARHLQHGLRLALVGRPNAGKSTLFNALAGEDRAIVTDIPGTTRDVLEVRCEWRGLPLRLFDTAGLRETADPVERLGVARVRPVLEGADLVLHLWPTQDPEPDPVLQEALAPFAGKVLEVRTFADQAQAAGTTPGVAIAAHQGDLDALETALKDRVLGGLAPDACLGALATDRQVELLEDLARQLDLLLALPPACPPELPASLLQGAWGLLARLTGEDRAESALDQLFSGFCLGK
- a CDS encoding R3H domain-containing nucleic acid-binding protein is translated as MRKSGASLESVPELIARWSAHLGLVVEVKAAPSGDEEAFPNRLAISGPDAGRFAADRGVALDALQFLVHEAQGEREDQKLAYLDVKGVRLFRMQEVMAMGRFAADRARELGSHTLGALSPRERRWVHLVVSREEGLGTESEGTGTFKPVKVFRK